The Camelina sativa cultivar DH55 chromosome 16, Cs, whole genome shotgun sequence sequence AATGAGATTATTGCACGAATcgatatacaaataaataaaaacaaaattcaaaacctgaAAAACTTGCACAAAATAGACCAATCAACAATACAGTAGTACTCACTCACGACGACGACAACGTACGGTTCTCGTTTATTATTCGATCCACATATATATGCGCCAACAAAATACTAACAAAACGACATCCTCGCGTTATCCACAAACAATTAAGAGCTTTTTGTCCTGTTTCTTATGGGCACTTGCGGCGTCCACCGTGGGTGGTGAGGCTAGCGTAACACTCGCACTTGTCGTAGTTTCCGTACGTGCCAGGTGGTACACACTGGCATCTGGAGCAGCAAGTCCCGCACGCTCTGTGACACAGCCTCGGCCTCCTTGAAAGCCTGCACCGTGCTTGACACGCACTCCCACAATCTATACATAAATGACAAACACAGCTTATTTAAGtttactaattaattacatCAAACGTTATGTAATTATATGGACAATATGCGTAGTAATATAATTACCGATCTTCTTTGCGTAACCATCTTTTGTCTGTGAGTTTTCCTGCAAGAATATTGTCGTAATAACATGTGAGAAATAtgtttctaaataaataaatatattatattgagaGTATTTTGTGATGGAAAAAGACGTACCAAATCGGCCTGAAcgagttgaagaacaagaagagatatGAGAAGAGAAGCAATAAGGGCTTTAGAGATAGCCATAATTCTCCAAGGAGAGAATATGATGTGAGAACCTTAGCTCAAGATTGAGACtaaatttgtgtgtgtttaagtTGTTGTGTCGAATGAGAACTTGGAGGCTTCTATTTATAGCCCAGCCCTCCTTTGGATGGGCAACCGACCCCATTATTCGGTCTAGAGTCTCTagactattctttttttttttttttcatggacAATAATTGCTTTCGAAGTTTCGGTAATATACTAGTTAATTATGATAGCAAGTAAGTACTTTCCAACAGTTGCTGATGGTCACAACCAAAAGATGCACacattatctttttgttttaaaaagtttattgagaaaagtataaataaatctatttcaataatttttttttttgacagttgatgattaatatatgaaaaatggtTAGTAGCAATATATAGCATATGGTTTAGGGGTACATTgtataagatttattttctctttttcgaATGGGTCGGTTGGTGCGTATAAAAGTTTTGGAGGACGCGGAGAAGAGAATATTGTGGGGGGGGGAAGAGAATATTGTGGNNNNNNNNNNNNNNNNNNNNNNNNNNNNNNNNNNNNNNNNNNNNNNNNNNNNNNNNNNNNNNNNNNNNNNNNNNNNNNNNNNNNNNNNNNNNNNNNNNNNNNNNNNNNNNNNNNNNNNNNNNNNNNNNNNNNNNNNNNNNNNNNNNNNNNNNNNNNNNNNNNNNNNNNNNNNNNNNNNNNNNNNNNNNNNNNNNNNNNNNNNNNNNNNNNNNNNNNNNNNNNNNNNNNNNNNNNNNNNNNNNNNNNNNNNNNNNNNNNNNNNNNNNNNNNNNNNNNNNNNNNNNNNNNNNNNNNNNNNNNNNNNNNNNNNNNNNNNNNNNNNNNNNNNNNNNNNNNNNNNNNNNNNNNNNNNNNNNNNNNNNNNNNNNNNNNNNNNNNNNNNNNNNNNNNNNNNNNNNNNNNNNNNNNNNNNNNNNNNNNNNNNNNNNNNNNNNNNNNNNNNNNNNNNNNNNNNNNNNNNNNNNNNNNNNNNNNNNNNNNNNNNNNNNNNNNNNNNNNNNNNNNNNNNNNNNNNNNNNNNNNNNNNNNNNNNNNNNNNNNNNNNNNNNNNNNNNNNNNNNNNNNNNNNNNNNNNNNNNNNNNNNNNNNNNNNNNNNNNNNNNNNNNNNNNNNNNNNNNNNNNNNNNNNNNNNNNNNNNNNNNNNNNNNNNNNNNNNNNNNNNNNNNNNNNNNNNNNNNNNNNNNNNNNNNNNNNNNNNNNNNNNNNNNNNNNNNNNNNNNNNNNNNNNNNNNNNNNNNNNNNNNNNNNNNNNNNNNNNNNNNNNNNNNNNNNNNNNNNNNNNNNNNNNNNNNNNNNNNNNNNNNNNNNNNNNNNNNNNNNNNNNNNNNNNNNNNNNNNNNNNNNNNNNNNNNNNNNNNNNNNNNNNNNNNNNNNNNNNNNNNNNNNNNNNNNNNNNNNNNNNNNNNNNNNNNNNNNNNNNNNNNNNNNNNNNNNNNNNNNNNNNNNNNNNNNNNNNNNNNNNNNNNNNNNNNNNNNNNNNNNNNNNNNNNNNNNNNNNNNNNNNNNNNNNNNNNNNNNNNNNNNNNNNNNNNNNNNNNNNNNNNNNNNNNNNNNNNNNNNNNNNNNNNNNNNNNNNNNNNNNNNNNNNNNNNNNNNNNNNNNNNNNNNNNNNNNNNNNNNNNNNNNNNNNNNNNNNNNNNNNNNNNNNNNNNNNNNNNNNNNNNNNNNNNNNNNNNNNNNNNNNNNNNNNNNNNNNNNNNNNNNNNNNNNNNNNNNNNNNNNNNNNNNNNNNNNNNNNNNNNNNNNNNNNNNNNNNNNNNNNNNNNNNNNNNNNNNNNNNNNNNNNNNNNNNNNNNNNNNNNNNNNNNNNNNNNNNNNNNNNNNNNNNNNNNNNNNNNNNNNNNNNNNNNNNNNNNNNNNNNNNNNNNNNNNNNNNNNNNNNNNNNNNNNNNNNNNNNNNNNNNNNNNNNNNNNNNNNNNNNNNNNNNNNNNNNNNNNNNNNNNNNNNNNNNNNNNNNNNNNNNNNNNNNNNNNNNNNNNNNNNNNNNNNNNNNNNNNNNNNNNNNNNNNNNNNNNNNNNNNNNNNNNNNNNNNNNNNNNNNNNNNNNNNNNNNNNNNNNNCACTGTTcttcaatcaaatcaaaacattgATATGTAActgacagaagaagaagaagaaaaaaaaacaaaaaaaaacgtacaCAGTACGAAATCATCGAAAACACACACAGAGATTTATAAACAGAGATCAATCCAAAAACCTTGTTCTCTAATCTCTTTTGTGTATAGTTTAGCTCTGGCCTCTGTATGTAGCAAAGACGGATAATCCGAAGCTGTCGCTTCGCTCCTTCGCTCCTTCGCTTCGCTTTTAGTCACAACtcacacaacacacaaatgtgacaaaaaataaaaaaaaacgcttATTCATTCACTCTGTTTCGTTTTTATCTATCTACCCTCAGTGGTGAGAGATCCAACGGTGTTTAGTTAAAAGGAGACGAGAGCCGTCCAATTCGTTTATTTTCATTGTTGTGCCACGTAATCCATTAGAACAAGATCAGTGTGTCAAACACGTCAGCACCCAGAGCtgaattccaaaaaaattgtactaataattatttcatgCATGGGTTTCTTATGATGGATACTTGATTTTGAATTCGTAcgatttttatggatattttctctttcgtttctGTGCCAGCGAATTAAATTCCATGGAAAAAGATACCAACATCGTTTAAAAAAGTAAGTATAAGTAAACTACTCtaatcaatttcaatttttgtaaCGTTTCATTTAGTAAAAAAGTGTTTATAGATAGAGAGATATTTGATAAGATGGCCAAATTAATGGATGACTAAAACGGCTTTAACCAGTTAAATGGGGTTTGTTGGACATCACAAAATTCAACTTTGTTTTCTGAACGCATCATCTACTACTTATTCCGCTAACCATTATTATAAAGTGGCCAAAAAGtaacattaagaaaaaaaaaaataataattatgatcaaACTTGGAGAATTGGGTCGTCCGCCGGGTCCATTTAACTCAGACGTCTGGCTGTCTTCCTTAAATACGAGAGAATGTCACGGCgttcttttaatctcttctttttttacttttaatgttTTGTCTTGTCTCGTCCAATAAGAAAACGGCATGGCTCTTACAAAAGGCTCCTCCCTAACTAAAGAGTAAAGAGTTTAGACTTTTGAAATATAAAGAGTACTAGTGGTGGTGAATGGTGATGTTCAAATCGACGGCTATgataagattaaataatttcACCACGTCGTCACACACTGAAATCGACAAGTCAGGTGATTTCTGCCAACTGTTTCCTCATCATCTACTGTGTGTGAGTCTACCAAagactctttttctctctctttttttttttgtctaaccTTTTTCGATTTAATTAGCATCAATTCACTCCCTAGGActtttgtgtattttgtttaatatattagtTAGCAGAGTACGATTTTGGATCAAGGCCCATAAAAAATACGAGTTGATAAGTTAATAATATCCCAAATCAAAATTTGGTTCCAACAATAAGATCCACTCATGTGATAACTAAGGCCCATATAACAAACAATGGTTCAAGAAAGATATAAAAGTTATGAACTTtagaaccattttttttttaaaacgaaggcTTCGGTTTGGTACTCTTTTCTGACGATAAATTTATGGGTAGGTTGGGATTATTTTCTAAGGTACCTGATCCAGACGACTTCCACGTTCATTCATGTCGACGTAGGTGATATCCGGTACGTTTGGAATTCACACCCGCAACATGCTGCCAGAGTTAATTGTCGTCAAgcttcatagtttttttttttaagcttcaTAGTTGTTCATTCACATACTAGTATTTACTCATTTTGCTACAAAGTAAGACGAACAGAAACGTAAACACGTGAGAAGGGGAATTTCACTAACATCGACGAACCAAACGTGTATGTTGtctgcaaatgcaatgcaatcaCCAGGCTCCAAGTTCCCACTCCTTTGTCATTTCTCATgggtttattaattataatagtttaaataatattagGTTTCGTCCAGTAATCGAAGGCCTCCGTAGCATAGTGGTATTGCGTTCGCTTCGTAAGCGAAAGGCCGCGAGTTCGATCCTCGCCGGgggctctgtttcttttttttttatttattttaaaaaaacaccaGAGTCTTGTATCACAACGTTATTAACAAAACGACATTTTTCCACAATGGATTTTCACCAAATCAGTTAACTTCTCTTGCTAGATATATGGAAAACTTTATTATTCATCCCTattaaatactactactacacCCTAGTCATCTTTGTAGTTTtctcattaccaaaaaaaatctttgtagttttcatttcttttagACGAACCTATGTCATGAGTGTATATGTGGCCCAAATTTTGGAATAGGGTGTATGGCTGTCGAATAATTATCGATGTTAACAAAATCTTAAACCAAATTTGCTCCGAAATGATTATAAATGACCTATAGTCTCCAGTGGCGGAGTTAGGAATTCAATTCATCagggtcaaaatataatttaagaggTCATAttgtgttattaattttttataagggtcaattttactattttatcatggtcaatttgatttttttcctaaaaattcaactaaatttaaaatttcaccaGGGTCAATTGACCCATATGCTTCTACCCTAGCTCCGCCCATGATCGTCTCGGTCTCCACGAATGAATTAATAACTGAAATACAATTATTCAGTTTACTCAATACGCAATCAGTCcaattatatatagttgtcaTCTTGCATCGATCTCTATATCTTTCGAAACCGCTTAccataagaagaaaaaggcaTAACTATCACTCAAaagtaacataattttattacataatatgaAATTATACAATGAGATTATTGCACGAATcgatatacaaataaataaaaacaaaattcaaaacctgaAAAACTTGCACAAAATAGACCAATCAACAATACAGTAGTACTCACTCACGACGACGACAACGTACGGTTCTCGTTTATTATTCGATCCACATATATATGCGCCAACAAAATACTAACAAAACGACATCCTCGCGTTATCCACAAACAATTAAGAGCTTTTTGTCCTGTTTCTTATGGGCACTTGCGGCGTCCACCGTGGGTGGTGAGGCTAGCGTAACACTCGCACTTGTCGTAGTTTCCGTACGTGCCAGGTGGTACACACTGGCATCTGGAGCAGCAAGTCCCGCACGCTCTATGACACAGCCTCGGCCTCCTTGAAAGCCTGCACCGTGCTTGACACGCACTCCCACAATCTATACATAAATGACAACCACAGCTTATTTAAGtttactaattaattacatCAAACGTTATGTAATTATATGGACAATATGCGTAGTAATATAATTACCGATCTTCTTTGCGTAACCATCTTTTGTCTGTGAGTTTTCCTGCAAGAAT is a genomic window containing:
- the LOC104751452 gene encoding gibberellin-regulated protein 1 gives rise to the protein MAISKALIASLLISLLVLQLVQADLENSQTKDGYAKKIDCGSACQARCRLSRRPRLCHRACGTCCSRCQCVPPGTYGNYDKCECYASLTTHGGRRKCP
- the LOC104751453 gene encoding gibberellin-regulated protein 1, whose product is MAISKALIASLLISLLVLQLVQADLENSQTKDGYAKKIDCGSACQARCRLSRRPRLCHRACGTCCSRCQCVPPGTYGNYDKCECYASLTTHGGRRKCP